One stretch of Lysobacter sp. KIS68-7 DNA includes these proteins:
- the pal gene encoding peptidoglycan-associated lipoprotein Pal, translating to MNATTPPKFAKVLLIATMVVAAAACSKKVKEVPPPPPEPSTTQPVTEQPTTPGAFTPEDLDRDACLRQRVVYFDFDQDALRPEFQAAMQCHAKYLRDRPSARMTLEGNTDERGSREYNLGLGERRGNAVSSALQANGASGSQITVVSYGEERPTCNESTEDCWAKNRRVEIVYTAK from the coding sequence ATGAACGCAACCACCCCTCCGAAGTTTGCAAAGGTCCTGCTGATCGCCACGATGGTGGTCGCGGCCGCTGCCTGCTCGAAGAAGGTCAAGGAAGTCCCGCCGCCGCCGCCGGAACCGAGCACTACCCAGCCGGTCACCGAGCAGCCCACTACGCCGGGTGCGTTCACGCCCGAAGACCTGGACCGGGATGCGTGCCTGCGCCAGCGCGTGGTGTACTTCGACTTCGACCAGGATGCGTTGCGTCCTGAATTCCAGGCCGCGATGCAGTGCCATGCCAAGTACCTGCGCGATCGCCCGTCGGCGCGCATGACGCTGGAAGGCAACACCGACGAACGCGGCAGCCGCGAATACAACCTCGGCCTCGGCGAGCGCCGTGGCAACGCGGTCTCCTCCGCGCTGCAGGCCAACGGGGCTTCGGGCAGCCAGATCACGGTCGTCAGCTACGGCGAGGAACGCCCGACCTGCAACGAATCGACCGAGGATTGCTGGGCCAAGAACCGTCGCGTCGAGATCGTCTACACGGCGAAGTAA
- the tolR gene encoding protein TolR: MTSMSSRRKKKRKLKAEINVVPYIDVMLVLLIIFMVTAPLLNLGVDIELPQSNAHPLEQKKEPIIVSLDKQGRMWITLQGAKNQPVTEEQMVAQVGAFVRNNKDVPVYVAADSDVAYQKVYDVLTALQTRANVPRAGLMSQQGESKQ, from the coding sequence ATGACCTCCATGTCGTCGCGCCGGAAGAAGAAGCGCAAGCTCAAGGCCGAAATCAACGTCGTGCCGTACATCGACGTGATGCTCGTGCTGCTGATCATCTTCATGGTGACCGCGCCGCTGTTGAACCTCGGCGTGGACATCGAGCTGCCGCAATCCAACGCGCACCCGCTCGAGCAGAAGAAGGAGCCGATCATCGTGAGCCTGGATAAGCAGGGGCGCATGTGGATCACGCTCCAGGGCGCCAAGAACCAGCCCGTGACCGAAGAGCAGATGGTCGCGCAGGTCGGTGCGTTCGTGCGCAACAACAAGGACGTGCCGGTGTATGTCGCGGCCGACAGCGACGTGGCGTACCAGAAGGTCTACGACGTGCTCACCGCGCTGCAGACGCGCGCCAACGTGCCGCGTGCCGGGCTGATGAGCCAGCAGGGAGAGTCGAAGCAGTGA
- a CDS encoding TonB C-terminal domain-containing protein produces the protein MWWTRAAAPVNPAGPVIEAELIDPHALSASMRRTLASRPDQPAPVPPQPEEAAPKEQPKPEPKPEDMPQPPQPVAQERVPEPDTKAQEAASKQAISPKPPVDREQEAKRRQEQIDLTERERKDEEERTRRLSEMEKMRQQQIADIRKQRQQAQKEATLAEQKLRQLADARNAADANAQTESNTSPPPGNNGPDNNLKAQYYAAISDAIKRNWTRPDNIPGNVFCPIRIRQVPGGEVIDVEVLPSCPYDEQGRRSVEAAVLKAQPLPYAGFESVFARELTIRFKPTE, from the coding sequence ATGTGGTGGACGCGCGCCGCCGCGCCCGTGAATCCCGCAGGCCCGGTGATCGAAGCCGAGCTGATCGATCCGCATGCCTTGTCGGCGTCGATGCGTCGCACGCTGGCCTCGCGCCCCGACCAGCCCGCGCCCGTGCCGCCGCAACCGGAAGAGGCGGCGCCGAAGGAACAGCCGAAGCCGGAGCCCAAGCCGGAAGACATGCCGCAGCCGCCGCAACCGGTGGCGCAGGAACGCGTGCCGGAACCGGATACGAAGGCACAGGAAGCCGCGAGCAAGCAGGCGATCTCGCCGAAGCCGCCGGTGGATCGCGAGCAGGAAGCCAAGCGCCGCCAGGAACAGATCGACCTCACCGAGCGCGAGCGCAAGGACGAGGAAGAACGTACGCGGCGCCTGTCCGAAATGGAGAAGATGCGGCAGCAGCAGATCGCCGACATCCGCAAGCAGCGGCAGCAGGCGCAGAAGGAAGCGACCCTCGCCGAGCAGAAGCTGCGGCAGTTGGCCGATGCGCGCAATGCCGCCGACGCGAACGCGCAGACGGAGTCGAACACGAGCCCGCCGCCCGGCAACAACGGGCCGGACAACAATCTCAAGGCGCAGTACTACGCCGCGATCAGCGACGCGATCAAGCGCAACTGGACGCGGCCGGACAACATCCCGGGCAACGTGTTCTGTCCCATCCGCATCCGCCAGGTGCCGGGCGGGGAAGTCATCGATGTCGAAGTGCTGCCCTCGTGCCCCTACGACGAGCAGGGCCGGCGCTCGGTCGAAGCCGCCGTCCTGAAGGCCCAGCCTTTGCCGTATGCAGGCTTCGAATCGGTGTTCGCCCGCGAGCTCACGATTCGCTTCAAACCCACCGAGTGA
- the tolQ gene encoding protein TolQ, protein MNPMLMAQAATTQALPDQGAAQTVEIAGTAAANAAAHPAGHIDLLQLIVHASIPVQLVMLLLLFASIASWLIIFRKKRVLDRAEREAERFEERFWSGAELAKLYSGATERGRSADGLEAIFEAGFREFNRVRQRRNADGRMQLEGAQRAMRATTSRELDGLEHNLEFLANVGSISPYVGLFGTVWGIMISFQGLANVKEATIATVAPGISEALIATAMGLFAAIPAVWAYNRFATKVERIATRYDAFSEEFSSILQRQAHVDE, encoded by the coding sequence ATGAATCCGATGTTGATGGCGCAGGCCGCGACGACCCAGGCACTGCCCGACCAGGGCGCCGCGCAGACCGTCGAGATCGCAGGCACCGCGGCCGCCAATGCCGCCGCGCATCCCGCGGGGCACATCGACCTGCTGCAGCTGATCGTGCACGCCAGCATCCCGGTGCAACTGGTGATGTTGCTGCTGCTGTTCGCCTCGATCGCCTCGTGGCTGATCATCTTCCGCAAGAAGCGCGTGCTCGACCGCGCCGAACGCGAAGCCGAGCGCTTCGAAGAACGCTTCTGGTCGGGCGCGGAGCTGGCGAAGCTGTATTCCGGCGCCACCGAGCGCGGCCGCTCCGCCGATGGCCTCGAAGCGATCTTCGAAGCCGGCTTCCGTGAATTCAACCGCGTGCGCCAGCGCCGCAACGCCGACGGCCGCATGCAGCTGGAAGGCGCGCAGCGCGCGATGCGCGCGACCACCTCGCGCGAACTCGACGGCCTGGAACACAACCTCGAATTCCTCGCCAACGTCGGTTCGATCAGCCCCTACGTCGGCCTGTTCGGCACGGTGTGGGGCATCATGATTTCGTTCCAGGGCCTGGCGAACGTGAAGGAAGCGACCATCGCGACCGTCGCGCCGGGCATCTCCGAAGCGCTGATCGCGACCGCGATGGGGCTGTTCGCCGCCATCCCGGCGGTGTGGGCGTACAACCGCTTCGCCACCAAGGTCGAGCGCATCGCCACGCGCTACGACGCGTTCTCCGAGGAGTTCTCCTCGATCCTGCAGCGCCAGGCGCACGTCGACGAATAA
- the tolB gene encoding Tol-Pal system beta propeller repeat protein TolB, whose amino-acid sequence MTRTLRRLAALVLLFAPLLASAQEPPQIDVIGGQAAALPIAVVPFAGSAGETDIAKVIAADLDRSGQFRTLPEGDMVERPTSAAQVSYPTWRTLRQDFLLIGRVIPDGAQLRVEYELFDVAKQTRILGEAKIAPGAAARDVAHQIADAVYEKVLGVRGAFWTRIAYVTASGTGNNRHFELMVADSDGFNAQSVVSSPQPILSPSWSPDGKRLAYVSFDRGNSSIYIQNLASSGRELIASFRGINGAPAFSPDGTRLAMTLSRSGNPEVYVMDLGSKQLHQITNQMGIDTEPVWSADGATIYFTSDRGGRPQIYQAPASGGGATRLTFQGSYNARATVSYDGKKIATAQGNGNAYRIALMDRALGNRWTTLSPGNLDESPSFAPNASMLLYAAKEGGRSVLYTVSADGRARLRLPVAGANVQEPAWGPYRQKR is encoded by the coding sequence ATGACCCGAACCCTGCGCCGGCTCGCCGCCCTCGTGCTTCTCTTCGCGCCCTTGCTCGCATCGGCCCAGGAACCGCCGCAGATCGATGTGATCGGTGGCCAGGCGGCCGCGTTGCCGATCGCGGTGGTGCCCTTCGCCGGCAGTGCAGGGGAGACGGACATCGCGAAGGTGATCGCGGCCGACCTGGATCGTTCGGGCCAGTTCCGCACGCTGCCCGAGGGCGACATGGTCGAACGCCCGACGTCCGCCGCCCAGGTCAGCTATCCCACGTGGCGCACGCTGCGCCAGGACTTCCTGCTCATCGGCCGCGTGATCCCCGACGGCGCGCAGCTGCGCGTGGAATACGAACTGTTCGACGTCGCCAAGCAGACGCGCATCCTCGGCGAGGCGAAGATCGCCCCCGGCGCGGCGGCGCGCGACGTCGCGCACCAGATCGCCGATGCCGTGTACGAAAAAGTCCTCGGCGTGCGCGGCGCGTTCTGGACGCGCATCGCCTATGTCACCGCGAGCGGCACGGGTAACAACCGCCATTTCGAACTGATGGTCGCCGACAGCGACGGCTTCAATGCGCAGTCCGTGGTGAGCTCGCCGCAGCCGATCCTGTCGCCCTCGTGGAGCCCGGATGGCAAGCGCCTCGCTTACGTCAGTTTCGATCGCGGAAACTCCTCGATCTATATCCAGAACCTGGCGAGCAGCGGTCGCGAACTCATCGCGAGTTTCCGCGGAATCAACGGCGCGCCGGCCTTCTCGCCCGACGGCACGCGCCTGGCGATGACGCTCTCGCGCAGCGGCAACCCCGAGGTGTACGTGATGGACCTCGGCAGCAAGCAGTTGCACCAGATCACCAACCAGATGGGCATCGACACCGAGCCGGTGTGGAGCGCCGATGGCGCGACGATCTACTTCACGTCCGATCGCGGTGGCCGCCCGCAGATCTACCAGGCGCCCGCCAGCGGCGGCGGCGCGACGCGACTGACCTTCCAGGGCAGCTACAACGCGCGCGCCACCGTGTCCTACGATGGCAAGAAAATCGCCACCGCGCAGGGCAACGGCAATGCCTATCGCATCGCGCTGATGGACCGCGCGCTGGGCAATCGCTGGACCACGCTGTCCCCCGGCAACCTCGACGAATCGCCGAGCTTCGCCCCCAATGCCAGCATGCTGCTGTACGCCGCGAAGGAAGGCGGACGCAGCGTGCTGTACACCGTGTCGGCCGATGGCCGTGCGCGACTGCGACTGCCTGTCGCCGGCGCCAACGTCCAGGAACCGGCATGGGGTCCTTACCGGCAGAAACGCTGA
- the ruvB gene encoding Holliday junction branch migration DNA helicase RuvB, producing the protein MNDPRVITAAATREDEAIEASIRPRKLDEYLGQAPVREQMQIYIEAAKRRGEALDHVLIFGPPGLGKTTLSHVIANELGVGLRQTSGPVIEKAGDLAALLTNLQPHDVLFVDEIHRLSPLVEEVLYPAMEDFQLDIMIGEGPAARSIKLDLPPFTLIGATTRAGLLTAPLRDRFGIVQRLEFYTPEELTRIVRRSAQILGIDCDASGAAEIANRSRGTPRIANRLLRRVRDFAQVRASGHIDRAVADAAMQMLKVDPQGFDELDRRLLRTIVESFDGGPVGVESLAAALSEERGTLEDVIEPYLIQQGYLVRTARGRMATAKAYRHLGLRPKAGAQDLFVHPEPTSPDDATQE; encoded by the coding sequence ATGAACGACCCTCGCGTCATCACCGCCGCCGCCACGCGCGAAGACGAGGCGATCGAAGCTTCGATCCGCCCCCGCAAGCTCGACGAATACCTGGGCCAGGCGCCCGTCCGCGAGCAGATGCAGATCTACATCGAGGCGGCCAAGCGACGCGGCGAAGCGCTGGACCACGTGCTGATCTTCGGGCCGCCGGGCCTGGGCAAGACCACGCTCTCGCACGTGATCGCCAACGAATTGGGCGTCGGCCTGCGCCAGACCTCCGGCCCCGTGATCGAAAAGGCCGGCGACCTCGCGGCGCTGCTCACCAACCTGCAGCCGCACGATGTGCTGTTCGTCGACGAGATCCATCGCCTCTCGCCGCTGGTGGAAGAGGTGCTGTATCCGGCGATGGAGGATTTCCAGCTCGACATCATGATCGGCGAGGGCCCCGCGGCCCGTTCGATCAAGCTCGACCTGCCGCCGTTCACGCTGATCGGCGCCACCACGCGCGCGGGCCTGCTCACCGCACCCCTGCGCGACCGCTTCGGCATCGTGCAGCGCCTGGAGTTCTACACGCCGGAGGAACTCACGCGCATCGTGCGGCGTTCGGCGCAGATCCTCGGCATCGATTGCGATGCGTCGGGTGCGGCGGAAATCGCCAACCGCTCGCGCGGCACGCCGCGCATCGCCAACCGCCTGCTGCGCCGCGTGCGCGACTTCGCGCAGGTGCGCGCCAGCGGCCACATCGACCGCGCCGTCGCCGATGCGGCGATGCAGATGCTCAAGGTCGATCCGCAGGGCTTCGACGAACTCGACCGCCGCCTGTTGCGCACCATCGTGGAATCCTTCGACGGCGGCCCGGTCGGCGTCGAATCGCTCGCCGCGGCGCTCAGCGAAGAACGCGGCACGCTCGAAGACGTGATCGAGCCCTACCTCATCCAGCAGGGTTACCTGGTGCGCACCGCGCGCGGCCGCATGGCCACGGCGAAGGCGTATCGCCACCTCGGGCTGCGCCCGAAGGCCGGCGCGCAGGACCTGTTCGTCCACCCGGAACCGACGAGCCCGGATGATGCAACCCAAGAGTGA
- the ybgF gene encoding tol-pal system protein YbgF, with the protein MRHPTLIGIAIAAALVAAAPASAQRASLAERVSALEQQAANNQGNVDLLNQVQQLRTEVTQLRSQLEELQQQNEQLKQNARNQYLDLDGRISRLEGGAAPATGGTTPPAAATRNLPANAATPVERAPTVKGDKGLTAQSADERSAYNAAFDVLKSGDYVQSAQLFSQFLTDYPAGTYAPNALYWLGESYYVTQNYELALQQFQALLDRYPTHDKAPGALLKVGLSQYGLKQMDAAQATLAQVSQRYPGTDAARTADDRLRAIQLQGVR; encoded by the coding sequence ATGCGCCATCCGACCCTCATCGGAATCGCGATCGCGGCGGCCCTCGTGGCCGCCGCGCCCGCATCCGCGCAACGCGCGAGCCTGGCCGAACGCGTGAGCGCGCTCGAACAACAGGCGGCCAACAACCAGGGCAACGTGGACCTGCTCAACCAGGTGCAGCAACTGCGCACCGAAGTGACGCAGCTGCGCTCGCAACTGGAAGAACTGCAGCAGCAGAACGAACAGCTGAAGCAGAACGCGCGCAACCAGTACCTGGACCTCGACGGTCGCATCTCCCGCCTGGAAGGCGGTGCGGCGCCGGCAACGGGCGGCACCACGCCCCCTGCGGCGGCCACGCGCAACCTCCCCGCCAACGCCGCCACGCCCGTCGAACGCGCGCCGACGGTGAAGGGCGACAAGGGCCTCACCGCGCAGTCGGCCGACGAACGCAGCGCCTACAACGCCGCCTTCGACGTGCTGAAGTCCGGCGACTACGTGCAGTCGGCGCAGCTGTTCTCGCAATTCCTCACCGATTACCCGGCGGGCACCTATGCCCCCAACGCGCTGTACTGGCTGGGCGAGAGCTACTACGTCACCCAGAACTACGAACTCGCCCTCCAGCAGTTCCAGGCGCTGCTCGACCGCTACCCCACCCACGACAAGGCCCCCGGGGCCCTGCTCAAGGTCGGCCTGTCGCAGTACGGCCTGAAGCAGATGGACGCCGCCCAGGCCACCCTGGCCCAGGTTTCCCAGCGCTACCCGGGCACCGACGCAGCCCGCACGGCCGACGACCGCCTTCGCGCCATCCAGCTGCAGGGCGTGCGCTAA
- the ybgC gene encoding tol-pal system-associated acyl-CoA thioesterase: protein MMQPKSDLVFSWPTRVYWEDTDAGGVVYHAQYLAFMERARTEWMRARGHGQDRLREEHDLVFAVRAMRIDFRLPARLDDALQVTVALRECRRASLVLAQEIRRGDTLLLDAEVRVAALSAARFKPCPIPQPLFEALNALVESPE, encoded by the coding sequence ATGATGCAACCCAAGAGTGACCTCGTGTTCAGTTGGCCGACACGGGTGTATTGGGAGGATACGGACGCTGGCGGCGTGGTCTACCACGCGCAGTACCTCGCCTTCATGGAACGCGCGCGCACCGAATGGATGCGGGCACGGGGCCACGGCCAGGATCGCCTGCGCGAAGAGCACGACCTCGTGTTCGCCGTGCGGGCGATGCGTATCGACTTCCGCCTGCCTGCGCGCCTGGACGACGCCTTGCAAGTGACGGTCGCGCTGCGCGAATGCCGCCGCGCGAGCCTCGTGCTCGCGCAGGAGATTCGCCGCGGCGACACGCTGCTGCTCGACGCGGAAGTCCGCGTCGCTGCGCTGTCGGCCGCCAGGTTCAAACCCTGTCCGATCCCGCAACCGTTGTTCGAAGCACTGAACGCCCTCGTGGAGAGCCCAGAATGA